DNA sequence from the Nocardia fluminea genome:
CGCCGGGCAACTCGACCAGCGCCACCGGGCCGCGCTGCTGAATGCGTGCCGATTCACCTTGGATGTCGGCGCCGCTCGTATCCAGCACGATCGGTTCCATGGAAACTTTCTCCACCAGTACTCGCTCCCCCGTAATCGGCAGTGCCGCAGCTAGTTTCATCCGCGTGATAGGAACTTACCTCTCAGCGGTGCCGTCCAGGGGACGAATGCGGGGGCGAATTGCGCTAGTCGATCGGTAGCGTCGTCCTCGCACGGCAGTGGACACGAGCACCCGGAGGTCTTGCATGCAGGTGTGAGAGTCGGTCCGGCAGTGCGCCGAGCCGCTCCGCCGAGGAAAGCTGGACGGATACACAGGAAATCCGGCTTCTCACCTATGGCATTGTCCGGGCCGGCTGCGTTGACTGGGCCATGAGCAGCAACACCTCGACCCCTGCAGAACCGGGCAAGGCCGGGCCGGCCACACTCATGGCGAAAGGATCACGATGACCACCGACGCACATTCACTGACCACAGAGGATATCGAGTTCCTCGAACGCCCCCTCTACGGATTCCTGTCCGTGGCCGCCGGACCTACACCTCCCCAGCCCCGGCCGGTGTGGTTCGAGGTCACCACCGAGGCCACGATCCAGTTGTTCACGGCGCCGGATTCGGTGAAGGTCTCGCGATTGCGTGGCGACCCCCGCGCCTCGATCGTCGTCGCCGCGCCGGTGGGTGAACGCGAGCGCTGGGTGTCCGTCGCCGGCCACACCACGGTGTCACCCGACGGAGCGCACGATCTGCTCTCGCGTCTGGCCGCTCGCTACTGGGACCTCGACGACGAAGGACGAGCCGGCGACCTCGCCGAGATGCTGGCCGCCGACTGGCTGCGCATCACCATCGAGCCCGAAACCGTGCGCCGATACATGATGTGACCCGCGTTTGGGTTCGGGTACACGGTGAACTGACGCCCGTTGTCAGATCGACGCGGCGACCAGATCTCCACGTCTCGTCACCTGAGGTCGGTTGGACCGGTCGAGACACCTGCCACCTGGGGGTGCATTAACTCCATCCGCGCGCTTTGTGTCATCTCACCGAACGTCGTGTTGGGACGGTGGTGCGAGCAACACTCCTCGTACCCTCAACAGATGTTGAAAGGTGTCGGGCGGTCGGCACGCGAGGCGATGACGCTTGTCGGCCTGGTCCGACGATTCGTCGATTACCTGGTCGAATCACCGTCACATTCGATTCATTGTCACTGATGTCGCTCTGCCACAGGACTTTCCGCACTGGGCGTTCGAAAGCGGAACCGCTTCGTCGACCGAGATAGCGATGAACGAAAGGACCACGTGATTCCTATGGTCGATCCCATCGAGCGAGACGATGCAACGCCGTCCGCAGCTCGGCCGCTACCCGGGGTGCCGGGTGCCCCGGAGCGGTCGAATTGGGAGGGCGCGCTACTGCTGGGCATCGAGTTGGCTGCGACGGTGCACGACGCGTCCGAGCGTGCGCTGTTGGCCGAGTTGGAGCTCAGCGCCGAGCGGTGCGCTCGCGAAGGGATCTCGATGGCGGCCGTGCGACAGGCAGTAACCGAGGAGGTGACGGCCACGCTGCCGACCTTGCCGTGCTCGGTCGATACCTCGACCGAGCACGCGATACGTACGGCGCTGATCACCACCACGATGAGGGCATATACCGCCGGAGGGGTGCAAGCCTCGCCGAGGCCCAGCTGACTGACCAGCTTCTTCCAAGAATCTCGGCGTGAGATGCCGCGGCACGCCCTGGGCGACGCCGCCGATACCTGACGCGTTCTTCGTCCGAAGGAGTAGTCATGCCCGAGTCCGCCGTCGCGGTACAGACAGCGCTGCACTACTTCACTGCGTTGACAGCCGGCAACCTCAGCAAGGCCATGCGCTACGTCGCTGATGACGTCGTCTGCGATACCCAGGGCAGGCGCGTGAGCGGCTCGAGAGCCTACCGGCAGTTCATCGCCGAGTGCCTGCCCGCGATACGAGGGGCGACGTTGATCGCATCCTTCGGCAACGAGACCACAGCAGTGCTCATCTACGACCTCACTTCCCCACCCCGTCTACGCTGCCGAGGCGCGGACCGTCTCGTGGTCGACAAGGCCAAGATCGTCAACATCGTGACCGTTGTCGACCAGGTGCCGCAGTAGCCTCACGCGATGCCGATCGCGAGTCTCACTGTTCGATGTTCCACGAACGCAATAGGCCCGCGATGATCGGACGCAACGAATCAGCCAATGGTGTTGCGCCGATGAGTACTTGGCGTTGGATCAAGCCTTCGATCACGATCACCACCACCTCGGCGGTGATCGCGGGATAGTCGTGATCCAACGCGGCCACGATATGCGCGGCGAACTCCACGAACGCACCGCGCTGCGCGTCGAACTCCGCACGGATCTGTGGATCACGTTGTGCCTCGGCCAACAACATGTGCCGGGCGATGACACGCTGACGAGCGGGAGGCGTCGTCATTTCCTGCACGAACGCGGTCATGCGATCCACCACGACGGGCATGGGAATCTGCGGGGTGTTGATCAGGTCGGCGAAATGGGTGGCGGCGACGACCCCGTCGCGGGCGAACAGTTCCTCCAAGGCCAGATGGACCAGGTGTGCCCGGGTCGGGGCGTGATAGTTCACCGCGCCGCTGCCGAATCCGGCGGCGGCATCCACCGCGCGGTGAGTCAGACCGCGCAGACCTTGCTCAGCGAGAACGTCGATCACGGCGGCGGCGATCACCTGCCGCCGCTCAACCTTGGTGCCGCTGTCCGTGGCCTTGATTCGCGCCATGGGACCACAGGGTAGTGGCCCTGCCGTCGGCGACGCACGACCCAGCCGTTCGTCGGCAGCGGGCCGCCGCTACATATCAGCTGGTGATGACGTGTTCGACCTCGCCGATATCATCGAGAGTCAAGGTGAAGACATCTCCCGGCTCGAGCCAGTTGCCGGTTTCCATACCGCTACCACCGGGCAGAGTGCCGGTCCCGAACAACTCACCGGGAAAAAGATGTTCGCTGTGGGAAGCGTGCGCGAGGACTTCACCGAGGCTCCATCGCATCCCGGCGCTCGATACTGTGTTGACGGTATTTCCATTGATTCTGACCGACCCGGTGAGGTTGTCGATGCGTGGCAAGATCTCGTCCGCGGTCACC
Encoded proteins:
- a CDS encoding pyridoxamine 5'-phosphate oxidase family protein, giving the protein MTTDAHSLTTEDIEFLERPLYGFLSVAAGPTPPQPRPVWFEVTTEATIQLFTAPDSVKVSRLRGDPRASIVVAAPVGERERWVSVAGHTTVSPDGAHDLLSRLAARYWDLDDEGRAGDLAEMLAADWLRITIEPETVRRYMM
- a CDS encoding nuclear transport factor 2 family protein, which gives rise to MPESAVAVQTALHYFTALTAGNLSKAMRYVADDVVCDTQGRRVSGSRAYRQFIAECLPAIRGATLIASFGNETTAVLIYDLTSPPRLRCRGADRLVVDKAKIVNIVTVVDQVPQ
- a CDS encoding TetR/AcrR family transcriptional regulator; protein product: MARIKATDSGTKVERRQVIAAAVIDVLAEQGLRGLTHRAVDAAAGFGSGAVNYHAPTRAHLVHLALEELFARDGVVAATHFADLINTPQIPMPVVVDRMTAFVQEMTTPPARQRVIARHMLLAEAQRDPQIRAEFDAQRGAFVEFAAHIVAALDHDYPAITAEVVVIVIEGLIQRQVLIGATPLADSLRPIIAGLLRSWNIEQ